A genomic region of Candidatus Bathyarchaeota archaeon contains the following coding sequences:
- a CDS encoding ATPase encodes MPLIVKRSGEAEGFIPEKIVVSCVKAGAPPSIAREIAKEVESVIPDKVESKEVRKIVLEALEKRNVKWAENWRIYDRAVKKRIE; translated from the coding sequence GTTAAAAGAAGTGGAGAAGCTGAAGGGTTTATCCCAGAAAAAATAGTTGTAAGCTGTGTTAAAGCTGGCGCTCCCCCATCTATAGCTAGAGAAATCGCTAAAGAAGTTGAAAGCGTAATTCCAGATAAAGTTGAAAGCAAAGAAGTTAGAAAAATAGTTCTTGAAGCTTTAGAAAAAAGAAACGTTAAATGGGCTGAAAACTGGAGAATTTATGATAGAGCTGTTAAAAAAAGAATTGAATAA